From the Actinopolymorpha singaporensis genome, the window TACCCGTCGGACCGCGTCCGGCGACCGCCGAGCCGGTACCAGCGATCACGGCGACGCCGGCCCCGTAGTCACGGCGTCCAGCCTCACCGGCAGCCGGCTCGGCGCCGGCTGGTCCCCCACACCGAATGGCCGCGAACCCGTCGTTGAGCACCGACGGTGCGTGCAGGCCGGGCAGCCGCCGGGCCAGCGCGTCCATCCAGTACGCGTGGTCCTCCGGCCAGTCCACCCCGGCCAGCCGGAACGCCGACGCACGCACGTCGGCCTCCCGCGCACCGGCCGCTGTCAATGCTTCCTTGACAGCGGCGACGACCGCGTCCACGGCGGCCGACGACGACTCCGCGCCGTAGATGTCGCCGTTGCCGGACCGGCCGTACCCGACGACACGACCGTCCTCGTCGCACAGCAGGGCGACCGTCTTGCTGTTCCCGGCGTCCACGCCGAGGTGCAGTGGCTCCATCTACGGCAGCAGCCGCTCGGGCAGGTGGGCGGCGTGGGCGTACGCCATTTCGGTGTACAACTCCTCGGCCACCGGCAGGGAGGGCACCAGCGGGTGGGCGGCCAGCGCGCGGACCCCGTCGTTCCGGTCACCTTCCCAGCCCGCCTTGGCGGCCAGCACCTGGTGTTCGGCCAGCGCCTGGACCAGCCCTCGGACCGCGTGCGGAAGCGGTTGCTGCGGAAGCGCCCGGAAACCGTTCGCGTCGACGTGGGTCGGCACCTCCACCACGACGTCCTCGTCGAACCCGGGCAGGACGCCGCCGGTGTTGGGCAGGTTGACCGGGAGCACCTCGCCGGTGTCGTTGTAGAAGGCGTTCATGGCGTCGATGGCGAGCTCGAGCTCGTGGATGCCGCCGCGCGAGCGCGCCGGGTCGAGCTCGGGCGCATCCGACGTCGCCTGCTCGGTGTAGTGCCGCCAGTACCCCGGCACCTCGGCCAGGATGTCCTCCGCACGGGTGGTCGGCTTGCCCTGCAGCTGACGCAGCACCTCGTCGCGGAAGTAGTAGTTGAGGAAGTAGTAGGACGGCACCGACTCCATCGTGACCGCGAGCTGCAGCAGCCGCTTGGTGTCCGCGCCCACACTCGGGTCGTCGCGGCGCGCCTCGTAGGAGTCGCGCAGCAGCGGGATCAGGTCCTTGCCCTCGTAGGTGTGCTCGGTGCTCCAGCAGTTGTGGTTGATCCCCACCATGGTCGTCCTCACCAGGTCGGGGTCCAGGCCCGCCGCCTCGGCGACGCCGCGCGGGAAGATGATCGGGCCCTCGCACAGTGACACGATCGGGATGTCGGTGTAGCTCGTCATCGCCTGGGCGACGATGTTGACCGGGTTGGTGTAGTTGAAGATGCGGGCGTTCGGCGCGACGGCGGCGAGGTCGTCGGCGACGGCCTTCATCACCGTGATCGACCGCAGCGCCATGAAGAAGCCGCCGGGCCCCTGCGTCTCCTGGCCGATCACGC encodes:
- a CDS encoding glycoside hydrolase, which produces MARIKLAYLGGGSTRAAGTMASFVHHGAEFDGSEVVLVDLDADRLALIKQLAERMARNAGLDLTITATTDRREGLRDCDAVLSSFRPGGFEARALDERIPLKHGVIGQETQGPGGFFMALRSITVMKAVADDLAAVAPNARIFNYTNPVNIVAQAMTSYTDIPIVSLCEGPIIFPRGVAEAAGLDPDLVRTTMVGINHNCWSTEHTYEGKDLIPLLRDSYEARRDDPSVGADTKRLLQLAVTMESVPSYYFLNYYFRDEVLRQLQGKPTTRAEDILAEVPGYWRHYTEQATSDAPELDPARSRGGIHELELAIDAMNAFYNDTGEVLPVNLPNTGGVLPGFDEDVVVEVPTHVDANGFRALPQQPLPHAVRGLVQALAEHQVLAAKAGWEGDRNDGVRALAAHPLVPSLPVAEELYTEMAYAHAAHLPERLLP